One genomic segment of Streptomyces liangshanensis includes these proteins:
- a CDS encoding methyltransferase domain-containing protein, producing MSNAPAPVREAGASTVVDYRLGSSGAEQERLLAQCELLRPAAVALLDTIPLPPGANALDLGCGPLGVLDLLSERVGPAGSVTGLDTDDRMIGWARESAAALALGNVEVRHEALSPDTAAGETYDLAHCRLLLINTTHPRLILGAMAAAVRPGGWVAVQEFDWATWQCDPPHPAWSRLKTLLTGIFGGDVHIGARLPGLLAEAGLTDVRAAAHAYYWQPGDRYQTLLLSFAGLFRERLLEHTPLTPRELDALTGALGDHLARPGTTVRESLLVQAWGRKP from the coding sequence GTGAGCAACGCCCCGGCCCCCGTGCGCGAAGCGGGCGCTTCGACGGTTGTCGACTACCGGCTCGGGTCCTCGGGTGCCGAGCAGGAACGTCTCCTCGCGCAGTGCGAGCTGCTGCGGCCGGCCGCCGTCGCCCTGCTGGACACGATCCCCCTGCCCCCGGGCGCGAACGCGCTGGACCTGGGGTGCGGGCCGCTGGGCGTCCTCGACCTCCTCAGCGAACGGGTCGGCCCCGCCGGATCGGTCACCGGCCTCGACACCGATGACCGGATGATCGGCTGGGCCCGGGAGTCCGCCGCCGCACTCGCCCTCGGCAACGTCGAGGTCCGCCACGAGGCGCTGTCGCCGGACACGGCCGCCGGCGAAACGTACGACCTCGCCCACTGCCGGCTCCTGCTGATCAACACGACCCACCCCCGCCTGATCCTGGGCGCGATGGCCGCCGCCGTCCGGCCCGGCGGGTGGGTCGCGGTCCAGGAGTTCGACTGGGCGACCTGGCAGTGCGACCCGCCCCACCCCGCGTGGAGCCGCCTCAAGACCCTCCTCACCGGGATCTTCGGCGGCGACGTCCACATCGGCGCCCGGCTGCCCGGCCTGCTGGCCGAGGCGGGTCTCACCGACGTACGGGCCGCCGCCCACGCGTACTACTGGCAGCCGGGCGACCGGTACCAGACGCTGCTCCTCTCCTTCGCCGGTCTCTTCCGCGAACGCCTCCTGGAGCACACCCCGCTCACCCCGCGGGAGCTGGACGCCCTCACGGGCGCGCTCGGCGACCACCTCGCCCGGCCCGGCACGACCGTCCGCGAAAGCCTGCTGGTGCAGGCGTGGGGCCGTAAACCCTGA
- a CDS encoding DUF3566 domain-containing protein, with protein sequence MTDTRGQQPPFDTYGAEQSKSAAQPYHPPQAYPSPAGGTQGGQQGLAGASQGVAGASAGAPASAVRLPRTGARTTPRTRKARLRVAKADPWSVMKVSFLLSIALGVCTVVAAAVLWMVMDAMGVFTTVGGTISEATGSNESNGFDLQSFLSLPRVLVFTSVIAVIDVVLATALSTLGAFIYNLSAGFVGGVELTLAEDE encoded by the coding sequence GTGACGGACACCCGGGGGCAGCAGCCCCCGTTCGATACGTACGGCGCTGAGCAGTCGAAGTCGGCCGCGCAGCCTTATCACCCGCCGCAGGCGTATCCCTCGCCTGCGGGTGGGACGCAGGGCGGGCAGCAGGGCCTCGCGGGCGCCTCCCAGGGCGTCGCGGGGGCTTCCGCCGGGGCGCCGGCCTCGGCGGTGCGTCTGCCGAGGACAGGGGCCCGTACGACCCCTCGTACACGCAAGGCGCGACTGCGGGTGGCCAAGGCCGATCCGTGGTCGGTGATGAAGGTCAGCTTCCTGCTCTCCATCGCGCTGGGCGTGTGCACGGTCGTCGCGGCGGCGGTGCTGTGGATGGTCATGGACGCCATGGGCGTCTTCACGACGGTGGGCGGCACGATCAGTGAGGCCACGGGCTCCAACGAGTCCAACGGCTTCGATCTCCAGTCGTTCCTGTCGCTGCCGCGGGTGCTCGTCTTCACGTCGGTCATCGCGGTGATCGACGTGGTGCTGGCCACCGCGCTGTCGACGCTGGGCGCCTTCATCTACAACCTGTCGGCGGGCTTCGTGGGCGGTGTCGAGCTCACGCTCGCCGAGGACGAGTGA
- the gyrA gene encoding DNA gyrase subunit A: protein MADENTPQNADTPENGDGAGAPDAPLIVESVTPVEGLAMRVEPVGLETEMQRSYLDYAMSVIVSRALPDVRDGLKPVHRRVLYAMYDGGYRPEKGFYKCARVVGDVMGTYHPHGDSSIYDALVRLAQPWSMRMPLVDSNGNFGSPGNDPAAAMRYTECKLMPLSMEMLRDIDEETVDFKDNYDGRNQEPTVLPARFPNLLINGSAGIAVGMATNIPPHNLREVAAGAQWALEHPDASHEELLDALIERIKGPDFPSGALVVGRKGIEEAYRTGRGSITMRAVVAVEEIQNRQCLVVTELPYQTNPDNLAQKIADLVKDGKVGGIADVRDETSSRTGQRLVIVLKRDAVAKVVLNNLYKHTELQNNFGANMLALVDGVPRTLSLDAFIRHWVTHQIEVIVRRTKYRLRKAEERAHILRGLLKALDAIDDVIALIRRSDTVEIARTGLMGLLEIDEIQANAILEMQLRRLAALERQKIVAEHDELQLKINEYNAILASPQKQRQIVSEELAVIVEKFGDDRRSKLVPFDGDMSIEDLIAEEDIVVTISRGGYVKRTKTDDYRSQRRGGKGVRGTKLKEDDIVDHFFVSTTHHWLLFFTNKGRVYRAKAYELPDAGRDARGQHVANLLAFQPDEQIAEILAIRDYDAVPYLVLATKGGLVKKTPLKDYDSPRSGGVIAINLRETESGADDELIGAELVSAEDDLLLISRKAQSIRFTATDEALRPMGRATSGVKGMSFREGDELLSMNVVRPGTFVFTATDGGYAKRTAVGEYRVQGRGGLGIKAAKIVEDRGSLVGALVVEETDEILAITLGGGVIRTRVNEVRETGRDTMGVQLINLGKRDAVVGVARNAEAGREAEEVDGVGDPEAAEAGTAEAGTGEVPRTAEVAEGTQPSAGEHEE, encoded by the coding sequence CGCGCGCGCTGCCGGACGTACGGGACGGTCTGAAGCCCGTGCACCGCCGGGTGCTGTACGCGATGTACGACGGCGGCTACCGGCCCGAGAAGGGCTTCTACAAGTGCGCCCGCGTCGTCGGTGACGTCATGGGTACGTACCACCCGCACGGCGACTCCTCGATCTACGACGCGCTGGTCCGCCTCGCGCAGCCGTGGTCGATGCGGATGCCGCTGGTGGACTCGAACGGCAACTTCGGTTCTCCCGGCAACGACCCGGCGGCCGCGATGCGGTACACCGAGTGCAAGCTGATGCCGCTGTCCATGGAGATGCTCCGCGACATCGACGAGGAGACCGTCGACTTCAAGGACAACTACGACGGCCGCAACCAGGAGCCGACGGTCCTGCCGGCGCGGTTCCCGAACCTGCTGATCAACGGCTCCGCCGGGATCGCGGTCGGCATGGCCACCAACATCCCGCCGCACAACCTGCGGGAGGTCGCGGCCGGCGCGCAGTGGGCGCTGGAGCACCCGGACGCCTCGCACGAAGAGCTGCTCGACGCGCTGATCGAGCGCATCAAGGGCCCCGACTTCCCGTCGGGCGCGCTGGTGGTGGGCCGCAAGGGCATCGAGGAGGCGTACCGCACGGGTCGTGGCTCGATCACGATGCGCGCGGTGGTGGCGGTCGAGGAGATCCAGAACCGCCAGTGCCTGGTCGTCACGGAGCTTCCGTACCAGACCAACCCGGACAACCTCGCGCAGAAGATCGCGGACCTGGTCAAGGACGGCAAGGTCGGCGGGATCGCCGATGTCCGTGACGAGACGTCCTCGCGTACGGGCCAACGCCTGGTGATCGTCCTCAAGCGGGACGCGGTCGCCAAGGTCGTACTGAACAACCTGTACAAGCACACCGAGTTGCAGAACAACTTCGGCGCGAACATGCTGGCCCTGGTCGACGGGGTGCCGCGCACGCTGTCCCTGGACGCGTTCATCCGCCACTGGGTGACGCACCAGATCGAGGTCATCGTCCGGCGCACGAAGTACCGGCTGCGCAAGGCCGAGGAGCGGGCGCACATCCTGCGCGGCCTGCTCAAGGCGCTGGACGCGATCGACGACGTGATCGCCCTGATCCGGCGCAGTGACACGGTCGAGATCGCGCGTACGGGCCTGATGGGCCTGCTGGAGATCGACGAGATCCAGGCGAACGCGATCCTGGAGATGCAGCTGCGCCGCCTGGCGGCCCTGGAGCGGCAGAAGATCGTCGCGGAGCACGACGAACTCCAGCTGAAGATCAACGAGTACAACGCGATCCTGGCGTCGCCGCAGAAGCAGCGCCAGATCGTCAGTGAGGAACTGGCCGTCATCGTCGAGAAGTTCGGCGACGACCGGCGCTCCAAGCTGGTGCCCTTCGACGGTGACATGTCCATCGAGGACCTCATCGCCGAGGAGGACATCGTCGTCACGATCTCCCGCGGCGGCTATGTGAAGCGCACGAAGACGGACGACTACCGCTCGCAGCGGCGCGGCGGGAAGGGCGTGCGGGGGACGAAGCTCAAGGAAGACGACATCGTCGACCACTTCTTCGTCTCGACGACGCACCACTGGCTGCTGTTCTTCACCAACAAGGGCCGGGTGTACCGGGCCAAGGCGTACGAACTGCCGGACGCCGGGCGGGACGCGCGCGGCCAGCACGTGGCGAACCTGCTGGCGTTCCAGCCGGACGAGCAGATCGCGGAGATCCTGGCGATCCGCGACTACGACGCGGTGCCGTACCTGGTCCTGGCGACCAAGGGCGGCCTGGTGAAGAAGACGCCGCTCAAGGACTACGACTCCCCGCGGTCGGGCGGTGTCATCGCGATCAACCTCCGGGAGACGGAGTCGGGCGCGGACGACGAACTGATCGGCGCGGAGCTGGTGTCGGCGGAGGACGATCTGCTGCTCATCAGTAGGAAGGCGCAGTCGATCCGGTTCACGGCGACCGACGAGGCGTTGCGGCCGATGGGGCGCGCCACATCGGGAGTTAAGGGGATGAGCTTCCGCGAAGGCGACGAACTGCTGTCGATGAATGTCGTCAGGCCGGGTACGTTCGTCTTCACCGCCACAGATGGTGGGTACGCGAAGCGAACCGCGGTGGGTGAATATCGCGTCCAAGGACGTGGTGGTCTCGGCATCAAGGCTGCCAAGATTGTCGAGGACCGAGGTTCCCTGGTGGGCGCGTTGGTGGTCGAGGAGACGGATGAGATCCTTGCCATCACCCTGGGCGGCGGTGTGATTCGCACGCGAGTCAACGAAGTCAGGGAGACCGGCCGTGACACCATGGGCGTTCAACTGATCAACCTGGGCAAGCGGGACGCCGTCGTCGGCGTCGCCCGCAACGCCGAGGCGGGCCGTGAGGCCGAGGAGGTCGACGGGGTGGGTGACCCGGAGGCCGCCGAGGCGGGCACGGCAGAGGCCGGTACGGGCGAGGTGCCGCGTACGGCCGAGGTCGCCGAGGGCACTCAGCCTTCGGCAGGGGAGCACGAGGAGTAA